A single genomic interval of Labrus bergylta chromosome 18, fLabBer1.1, whole genome shotgun sequence harbors:
- the olfm4.2 gene encoding olfactomedin-4, producing MLPFLLLLLLSALTPASAWIPVEDWESGNVTTSVGESGQCLCHVYLPETIFPVDRVQHMQQVSKDLILEVDIQLNKIEGYQGKLEVYLKELAALSLRVAMLESSADNYIKLDFEMLRIELREFEALVSQLKESLNSSSPMFDSLYTEIRNMTLIVNQLETYDKSNLQVIRIEFAKLQKKLEECQKEQEYIEPDIGNCNHTGILSISKPLVVQLNAHLSPGYQYGGWGKDSKPVRGTESMYWYGAYSGPYVHDFYQYADYEKLLLRSNSKYHDLAWSGFGNNYIVRGNTMYYQINNPFSMGKLNLTSSAKDYRVIPSASQRFSYSYSDNQNLDFAADETGLWVMYASEESKGKIVLAKIDEKSFGIEDVISTGVYKQRAGNAFMACGVMYVTRPVDVTTEEIFYAFDSKTREEKNLSIRFPKFQEKYFNLDYNPTDQKLYMYNNGYYVSYNVRFNKD from the exons ATGCTGCcatttcttctgctgctgcttctttcaGCCCTCACTCCAGCTTCAGCCTGGATT CCTGTGGAGGACTGGGAGTCTGGCAATGTGACAACATCAGTGGGTGAGTCTGGTCAGTGCCTTTGTCATGTGTATTTGCCTGAGACCATCTTCCCTGTAGACCGGGTTCAGCATATGCAACAAGTCAGCAAGGATCTGATCCTGGAAGTGGACATTCAACTGAACAAG attGAGGGCTACCAGGGTAAGCTGGAGGTCTATCTAAAGGAACTGGCGGCCCTGAGCTTACGAGTGGCCATGTTGGAGAGCAGTGCTGACAATTACATCAAACTGGACTTTGAGATGCTCAGGATCGAGCTCAGAGAGTTCGAGGCTCTGGTGTCTCAACTCAAAGAGTCCCTAAACTCCTCCTCGCCCATGTTCGACAGCCTGTACACTGAG ATCCGCAACATGACCCTTATTGTGAACCAACTGGAGACATACGACAAGAGCAACCTGCAGGTGATCCGCATTGAGTTTGCtaaactgcagaagaagctAGAGGAGTGCCAGAAGGAGCAGGAGTACATCGAGCCGGATATTG GCAACTGCAATCATACAGGAATCCTGAGCATCAGCAAGCCATTGGTGGTCCAACTGAATGCTCATTTGAGCCCGGGATACCAATATGGTGGCTGGGGAAAAGACTCCAAACCAGTTAGAGGCACTGAGTCAATGTACTGGTACGGTGCTTATAGCGGCCCCTATGTGCACGACTTCTATCAGTATGCTGACTATGAAAAGCTGCTTCTCAGGTCTAATTCCAAATACCATGACTTAGCATGGTCAGGTTTTGGTAACAATTACATAGTTCGTGGTAACACCATGTATTATCAAATCAACAATCCTTTCAGCATGGGCAAACTAAATCTGACCAGTTCTGCAAAAGACTACCGCGTGATTCCATCGGCAAGTCAAAGGTTCTCGTACAGTTACTCAGACAATCAGAACCTGGATTTTGCAGCTGATGAAACaggattgtgggtaatgtatGCCTCTGAGGAGAGCAAAGGTAAAATAGTCCTAGCTAAAATTGATGAGAAATCGTTTGGCATCGAGGATGTGATAAGCACTGGTGTGTACAAGCAAAGGGCTGGTAATGCTTTCATGGCCTGTGGAGTCATGTATGTCACCAGGCCAGTGGATGTGACCACAGAAGAGATCTTCTACGCCTTTGACAGTAAGACCAGGGAGGAGAAAAACCTGAGCATTCGCTTCCCCAAGTTCCAGGAGAAATACTTCAACCTGGACTACAATCCCACTGATCAGAAGCTCTACATGTACAACAACGGCTACTATGTGTCCTACAATGTGAGGTTCAATAAAGATTAA